In the genome of Oryzias melastigma strain HK-1 linkage group LG19, ASM292280v2, whole genome shotgun sequence, the window GGAATCTGCTGGTCATTGTTGCCATTTTGAAACTGGACAAGATGTCGTCCTCCACAACGGTGTACATCTTCAACCTGTCTGTGGCTGATGGACTCTTCATGATTGGACTTCCTTTTATCGCGAGTCAGAACTTCCAGAACCACTGGGTGTTTGGGAACACTGCCTGCAAAGCCGTGATGGTCCTGGACGGCATCAACCAGTTCACCAGCGTCTTCTGTCTGACGGTGATGAGCGTGGACCGCTGCATGGCGCTCCTGGAGCCTCTTCGCTTGGCCAGATGGAGAACGCCGCGCTGCGCCAAAATCATATCCGGGTTCCTGTGGTTGTTCTCCCTGCTCACCATCCTGCCCATGGCGCTGCACTTCTCAGCCGATCGAGGTCTTTGCATCCCTGACTCCATTTCTGACTCCTGGTGGCTGGGAGTCCTCTCCTACACCTTTGCTCTGGGCTTCGCCCTGCCCTACACCATCATGCTGTCGTCCTACACCGCCATGCTGATAACCATGAGGTCCCGGCGGCTTCAGGCCTCTGCTGTCAACCATGAGAGCGCGCGATTGGAGCGACAGATGACCAAAATGGTAGTGGCTGTGGTGGTCATGTTTGGGGTGTGCTGGTTGCCCTTTTACACCTTCAACTTCTACTCGCTGTACCACGGCGGGCTGGCGCTGACCCTAGCCAGGGCGTTTGAGCTGGTGGTCTTGTTGTCGTACTCTTGGAGCTGTGCCAACCCCATCCTCTACGCCTGCCTCTCCGACTCCTTAAGGAGGCACTTCCGCTCTCTGCTCTGCCCCATGGCCAAGTCATCTCCCAGCATGCAGTGCGACACTGAGCGCTCTGACCTCACTGACAGTGTGAGGGACGTCACCACTCAGGCCTGAACGAGGACGGCCTTCACGTCATTTCAGACAGAAAGAATTCAAGTTCTGGAAGATGATTTTTGTAGCTCCAGGATGGACTGAAGACCCCCCCCCCTttggttgggataggctccagcatttGTTGGGTGTAATGATGGATcaattttttacagtttgtggtCTTTAGTTTTTAGTACCCTCAGAACATTTTCCCGCTCTATAGTATAGTTGTAGATATAAATGATGTTTGATCATCGCTGACGTTCTGCTGAGTTCTGGTAACATCTGAATGGATTTCTTCATGATTCTGCAGCTCCAGGTCCTGACTGTTACActggactttgtttttttctctccggACCTCCAGTATGGAACAGATTCTGACTGTGTGATTATTGATTTCCATTTTGTCACATTAACATATTGATCTTTGATCACATGTTACACCTGTCCTTAATGATCTACTTTCTCCACAGAGCACTTCACTCTGAACATTTAAATACtttcaaataaacttttctgtcagtactttgtgtttttgtgtgtacttCTTACTTTAGCTgaaaggcaagtttatttgtagcacatttcatgtacagagacaattcaaagtgctttacataaaacattaaaagaaacaatcaaaagaaatagtaaaaatgtcattcatcatcattcaaatcattaaaataaaattaaaagaaagtaaaaagattttaatttaaaacaagcatagataaacagtcagacgtaaacttttgaatacatattaatcaaactgagaacaggtgagtctttaacctggatttaaatacactgagtgtttcagcagatctaaggttttctggaagtctgttccagatctgtggagcatagaagctgaatgcagcttctccatgtttagttctgactctaggaactgataaaagaccggatcctgatgaccggagaggtctggctggtacatactgggtcaggaggtcagtcatgtattttggtgctaaaccattcaaagctttataaaccagtaacagaactttaaagtctatcctctgacagacaggtaaccagtgtaaagacctcagaactggactgatgtggtctactttcttggtccttgtgagaacccgagcagcagagttctgaataagctgcagtttcctgatggatttttttggtagtcctgtaaaaacactgttacagtaatcaagtcgactaaagatgaaagcatgcactagtttctccaggtcctgcttagacatcagatctttaatccttgagatatttttgagatgataataggctgatttagtgactgccttaatgtgtttatcaaaatttaggtctgtgtctatcactacacccaagtttctggcctggttggtagtttttagttgaatagattgaagctctgtagtgacgtctaaccttttttctttagccccaaagacaataacctcagttttgtttttgtttaattgaagtaagttgtgacacatccagtcattaatgtcctcaatgcatttaccaagagcctgtacagggcctcggtctcctggtgtcagtctaatatatatctgtgtgtcatctgcatagctatggtaactaatgttgttgttctttataacctgggccagtgggagcatgtagatgttaaatagaagtggtcccaggatggagccttggggcactccacatgtaatttctattggctcagaagtgaagttaccaattgacaccaaatatttcctgttttctaagtacgttttgaaccagtttagtactggcccagtgagacccacccagttttccagtcgtctgagtagtattgcgtggtcgactgtatcaaacgcagcactgagatccagtaaaactagcactgacatatttccactgtctgtattcaaacgtatgtcattagtcactttggtcagagccgtttcagtgctgtggttctgtctgaagccggactggaagacatcatagcagttgttatttattaggaattcatttaactgatggaaaacagccgGAATGTCCTGGAATATATGAGGGGTATTTTACATACTGTACTGTGCTGTAATATACAGCACTATACAATGCTTATGCTATACTCTGCAATACTAAACTGGACTACACTATAATGTACTATAGACACCATACTATACTTTACAATACTGTACTATACTATATAGCAAAATGCTATGCTATACTttgcaatattttactttactgtTCTATACTGCAATAAATTATGCTATACTACACATATATATGTTACTATACTGTACTATGCTATTCTATATTGTACTATACTATACTTTACTTTGCCATACTGTACTGTACTTTAGCTGAGTCCTGATTGcagtaaaacaactcaaaatgatttatatgaacttaaaaagaaatgtctgCAGTAAATGTATATTTCATGACATCAGGTGAGTGAAAAACCATTTAGATCACATCAAACAAACTTAATATAAGAAGCCCCTTTAATCCAACAGAAACACAAGTGCTATACAAATGGATGAACATGCTGAGATTCTGCAGCAGAGCTCATGGAAGTCCACAGGAAGTCACTTTTTATgtgaaaactgatgtttttaccACAGCAGTGAAGGTCTCTCTCTGGAACTGAAACAGTCAGTGATTCTTCATTTGATTCCATGTTTTTGTCCACCTCTCCTGCAAGAGGAAACCCCCCTGTGCCTTTCCACGGCTCTGCTCAGATCTTTGATGAGAGGACACTCCAAACTGGAAGAGCGTAAATGTCATGCTTCTGCTGAAACTCTTCATGCAGGCAAACCTTCAGTGGTTCCAGGTGGACTTTTTCTGTTTCACCTGAGGATGTGAGAAAGATGCAAAAGTTTGCAGCTCTGGTTTACAGAGATTTTCCGCAGACTGAGTCTCACCAGGTTTGATTggaatcataaataaacatgtttttattgattccaGCCTGCAGGCACAGTCAGTCAGAGGCAGGTCCAAAGTGAGGAGGTATTGACCGCCTCTAAAGACGGGGGTGGAGGGTATGAagttcagagagaaagaggGTGAGTGAAAGTCAAATGTTGTTTCTGCCCTTCCATTTATCAGGAGGAGTAAACAGTCGTCGTCCTAATACATAAAAGAACCTTTTCTTGATTTAGTGTCTCTGCTCTGTATATTCTCATTGTTTAAGAAGATCCTGTCGGTGGAGCACAGATTTACTGGTTAAAACTTCTGTTGTGGTTCTGGTTGGACCCATCCTCCTACAGCGTTCGGTCACTGAGGTCTGGACAGAAAACACCTGAAGCCTTCACTGAGCTCAGTCGAGTCTGACTCCACATAGTCTGTTACGTCCCCATTGGGCAAACCGGCCCGGAGTCTAGGGGATGGCTGTCAatggggacaataacattaGACTGGACAGCACAAATGTGTAAAtagaacacagtttattaaaataaatgaaaacctgtgtcctgaaatgaagcaaagaaatAATTAGTGGGTTTGGTTGAAAAGGATGCAAACCAAAAcggagttggaaccttggccaaaagaaaaataagtcagggagactgctgacccagccatggcGACCGTAGGAGTTAGGAGCTCCCTGCTAACGgcctaacaaaactacctgaagaacagaaattaaacaaagcccgcaaatcagaactaccaaggtccaacctcaaactaacaataaaacccagcaatctaagattgctgaggacaaaaagtaGTAATGGACCAAAACCAACCCAAACCAACACCAACCAAACTAACactcagcctgctgctctgctccctgcctggctcgGTGTGGCCGCCTCAGTCTTAAATAGACAGCAGCTGCCAatcaaggcacattggccactatgggtggtgggggggggagGTCCAGCTGCAGGATGTAACATAGTCACAAGTCTTTGAAGAGTTTAACACAAGATTGTTCTCTTGACTCCAACAAACCACGTTTTCTACTTCTGCTGGATAATGTgattctgtttaaaaagcagGAACACGGGAACAAGACACATGCCATGTATTTGAGATCAGACCAATGATAGTGGTGTCGTCAGCATATTTAACAAGTATATTTTTGGAAGAAGTGGCAACACAGTCAGAGGTAAACAAGGTAAAAACCAGAGGACTTTAAAGACAACCCTGTGGAGCACCAGTACTCACATGAAGTTAATCACACAATCATTGATTTGGACTTTCTGGGGTCTGCAGGTTAAAAAGTTTAAGACACATTTacaaatcatcatcatcaagaCCGAGAGATCTGAGTTTATGAACGAGCTTCACAGGAAGAAGAGAGTTAAAAGCTGAACTAAAATCTATAAAAAGCATTCTTGCACAGGATTTCCCTTTATCTATGTATATAGAATTCAGAGCCAAAGAGATAGCATCTTCTACACTCCTGCTTGTATCTAGGGAGTCATCATTAACAGTAACATTTCCTCCTCTTGTTTTCCAGGAGGTGCTAGTGTTCAGTACTCTCCACGTGCGCTGTGGGTTGTCCTCCTTGAAATGACTCTAATTTGTTTCCAGAGGAGTTTTGCAGCTTTGATAGACGATCCAGTGAGGATCTGGCCTGTTTGTAAGCAACAACATCGCTGGCTTGAAAAACCTCGTTCCTTTAGTTTCATTCTTACATCAGAATTCATCCAAGGTTTCTGACTTGGATGTTTATGACACAGCAGTCAATACAAacgtttattttgtttaatgtgACCACAGAGCCAACAATGTATGCTCTGCTGTTGGGTTTGTGGAGATGCTAGCATTTGTGTGCAGCCTGGATTTGCAGCATTCTGTGTAGGATCAGGATTTGGTGGAGGGAGCTTCCTGTCAGCCGATCTGGGCAGAAGGTCATGAATTATTCAGACTGAATAGAAAAAGCATCGAAACAGCCTGCTGGAACACAGACAGGCTCCAGGAACGACAGCTTCACAAAAACTGAAGTTCTGTTGAATGAATCTTCAAAGCGAAGAACATCAGAGCCTGCTGCAGTTTGAAGGTTCAACTCCCTAATTTGTCAGAAGAAAGCGGGAAAGAGTCTTTGGAAATCAGACTGAAAGAGGAAACAAGCAGAATCCAGCCGTCCGAAGACAAAGAACTCTAGATATGAAAACTCCTTTGAGTCCAAACAAATGAATCCCACAGCTGCTGCTACTGTTGAGTCCCTTTAGATCCCAGAAACATTAGGACAAGGAAGTACCAGTTTGTACAAACCACACCccatttgtgggcgggacctttgAACTCGACCATGTGGAAACATAACCATGACTGAATGTTGGCATAAGGTAAATGTCACTGGACTGGAGCCTGACCACCTTCACCCTCCGGCAGCCAGAGATTAATCACATGGACATTGAAAGCCTGACAGTCAGAGACATTCCCAGATGTTCCCAGACGTTGCATCATTCCCTGTTTCCTGGGACTCTGGTGGAACTTTTCTATGGCCTCCTATTGTCTGATGGGAGAACCATCACTCTGACTGTTGTGGACGGATGGCAGAGAGTCTTCTCTAGACTGCATGGTGTCGCTGATGACATCGTCTCAAACACAGGGACCAAATCGGTTGCAAAGTTCTGTACTGAGAGTTGTTTTCTGTTGGGGGTCTCAGTGAGCTTGTCTTCTAGGTTTCATTCTCACTCTAACGCCTGGGCTCTCAGATCAGGTCAGATCAGATCAGTTACCTCATCAGATATTTCATTAGTTTGGTTGGTGTCCTccatcagccaatcagctgACTCCTCTCAAGCTCTCAGTGAGGATGTGTCCTCTGGTGTCTCTGTGTGGTCCTGTGATGAATGAGAGCTGGACGGGTTGAACCGCTAACGAGTTTAACGGGTCAGTTTGACAGTAAACTGCTGACTTTCCTGGTTTACTGGACCTTTTGTGtcttttactttcaaatatCTGCAGCACTTCCTGCTTTATAGGAGGAAGTTCCCGTCAAAGAAACcaaagaaattcaatgaagccGCAGAGAGAACACCCCCCTACCCCCTACCCCTAGGTTTGACCTCATCATTCTGTGTTTGACGTGGCTGTCACTTTGATgatcttttgagtttttgttaagATTTATCAACGTTGGTCACCTCTCAGCACATCCCTTAgggcgggggtcggcaacctgcggctccggagccgcatgcggctcttcaagcactcccttgcggctcagtggcgctttttcaaaaatgtttcgaTTTGGGTGGGAGGAGATCCACAGACTACTGACAGATTAAATTCAGAcatcacttgtgtcccatacaTTGTATGATCCCTCGTGATTGGAGTAAGAAGCGCACAGGCAGACCAAGGAGACCAGTTGGTATCAACATTTTGACTACCATTTTTGTAACAGCTCCGAACCGCGGAACAGACGACACTGTGAGGAggctcactcatacacacaccactctcactcatggtgccggtaaaacactcaagtcccataatgcaacagaagaacagacactaactccaNNNNNNNNNNNNNNNNNNNNNNNNNNNNNNNNNNNNNNNNNNNNNNNNNNNNNNNNNNNNNNNNNNNNNNNNNNNNNNNNNNNNNNNNNNNNNNNNNNNNNNNNNNNNNNNNNNNNNNNNNNNNNNNNNNNNNNNNNNNNNNNNNNNNNNNNNNNNNNNNNNNNNNNNNNNNNNNNNNNNNNNNNNNNNNNNNNNNNNNNNNNNNNNNNNNNNNNNNNNNNNNNNNNNNNNNNNNNNNNNNNNNNNNNNNNNNNNNNNNNNNNNNNNNNNNNNNNNNNNNNNNNNNNNNNNNNNNNNNNNNNNNNNNNNNNNNNNNNNNNNNNNNNNNNNNNNNNNNNNNNNNNNNNNNNNNNNNNNNNNNNNNNNNNNNNNNNNNNNNNNNNNNNNNNNNNNNNNNNNNNNNNNNNNNNNNNNNNNNNNNNNNNNNNNNNNNNNNNNNNNNNNNNNNNNNNNNNNNNNNNNNNNNNNNNNNNNNNNNNNNNNNNNNNNNNNNNNNNNNNNNNNNNNNNNNNNNNNNNNNNNNNNNNNNNNNNNNNNNNNNNNNNNNNNNNNNNNNNNNNNNNNNNNNNNNNNNNNNNNNNNNNNNNNNNNNNNNNNNNNNNNNNNNNNNNNNNNNNNNNNNNNNNNNNNNNNNNNNNNNNNNNNNNNNNNNNNNNNNNNNNNNNNNNNNNNNNNNNNNNNNNNNNNNNNNNNNNNNNNNNNNNNNNNNNNNNNNNNNNNNNNNNNNNNNNNNNNNNNNNNNNNNNNNNNNNNNNNNNNNNNNNNNNNNNNNNNNNNNNNNNNNNNNNNNNNNNNNNNNNNNNNNNNNNNNNNNNNNNNNNNNNNNNNNNNNNNNNNNNNNNNNNNNNNNNNNNNNNNNNNNNNNNNNNNNNNNNNNNNNNNNNNNNNNNNNNNNNNNNNNNNNNNNNNNNNNNNNNNNNNNNNNNNNNNNNNNNNNNNNNNNNNNNNNNNNNNNNNNNNNNNNNNNNNNNNNNNNNNNNNNNNNNNNNNNNNNNNNNNNNNNNNNNNNNNNNNNNNNNNNNNNNNNNNNNNNNNNNNNNNNNNNNNNNNNNNNNNNNNNNNNNNNNNNNNNNNNNNNNNNNNNNNNNNNNNNNNNNNNNNNNNNNNNNNNNNNNNNNNNNNNNNNNNNNNNNNNNNNNNNNNNNNNNNNNNNNNNNNNNNNNNNNNNNNNNNNNNNNNNNNNNNNNNNNNNNNNNNNNNNNNNNNNNNNNNNNNNNNNNNNNNNNNNNNNNNNNNNNNNNNNNNNNNNNNNNNNNNNNNNNNNNNNNNNNNNNNNNNNNNNNNNNNNNNNNNNNNNNNNNNNNNNNNNNNNNNNNNNNNNNNNNNNNNNNNNNNNNNNNNNNNNNNNNNNNNNNNNNNNNNNNNNNNNNNNNNNNNNNNNNNNNNNNNNNNNNNNNNNNNNNNNNNNNNNNNNNNNNNNNNNNNNNNNNNNNNNNNNNNNNNNNNNNNNNNNNNNNNNNNNNNNNNNNNNNNNNNNNNNNNNNNNNNNNNNNNNNNNNNNNNNNNNNNNNNNNNNNNNNNNNNNNNNNNNNNNNNNNNNNNNNNNNNNNNNNNNNNNNNNNNNNNNNNNNNNNNNNNNNNNNNNNNNNNNNNNNNNNNNNNNNNNNNNNNNNNNNNNNNNNNNNNNNNNNNNNNNNNNNNNNNNNNNNNNNNNNNNNNNNNNNNNNNNNNNNNNNNNNNNNNNNNNNNNNNNNNNNNNNNNNNNNNNNNNNNNNNNNNNNNNNNNNNNNNNNNNNNNNNNNNNNNNNNNNNNNNNNNNNNNNNNNNNNNNNNNNNNNNNNNNNNNNNNNNNNNNNNNNNNNNNNNNNNNNNNNNNNNNNNNNNNNNNNNNNNNNNNNNNNNNNNNNNNNNNNNNNNNNNNNNNNNNNNNNNNNNNNNNNNNNNNNNNNNNNNNNNNNNNNNNNNNNNNNNNNNNNNNNNNNNNNNNNNNNNNNNNNNNNNNNNNNNNNNNNNNNNNNNNNNNNNNNNNNNNNNNNNNNNNNNNNNNNNNNNNNNNNNNNNNNNNNNNNNNNNNNNNNNNNNNNNNNNNNNNNNNNNNNNNNNNNNNNNNNNNNNNNNNNNNNNNNNNNNNNNNNNNNNNNNNNNNNNNNNNNNNNNNNNNNNNNNNNNNNNNNNNNNNNNNNNNNNNNNNNNNNNNNNNNNNNNNNNNNNNNNNNNNNNNNNNNNNNNNNNNNNNNNNNNNNNNNNNNNNNNNNNNNNNNNNNNNNNNNNNNNNNNNNNNNNNNNNNNNNNNNNNNNNNNNNNNNNNNNNNNNNNNNNNNNNNNNNNNNNNNNNNNNNNNNNNNNNNNNNNNNNNNNNNNNNNNNNNNNNNNNNNNNNNNNNNNNNNNNNNNNNNNNNNNNNNNNNNNNNNNNNNNNNNNNNNNNNNNNNNNNNNNNNNNNNNNNNNNNNNNNNNNNNNNNNNNNNNNNNNNNNNNNNNNNNNNNNNNNNNNNNNNNNNNNNNNNNNNNNNNNNNNNNNNNNNNNNNNNNNNNNNNNNNNNNNNNNNNNNNNNNNNNNNNNNNNNNNNNNNNNNNNNNNNNNNNNNNNNNNNNNNNNNNNNNNNNNNNNNNNNNNNNNNN includes:
- the LOC112141351 gene encoding somatostatin receptor type 2, with the protein product METLMFQDLDSNQTLVEDHLFFEEHLDGFGITVAGLYLVVCVLGLAGNLLVIVAILKLDKMSSSTTVYIFNLSVADGLFMIGLPFIASQNFQNHWVFGNTACKAVMVLDGINQFTSVFCLTVMSVDRCMALLEPLRLARWRTPRCAKIISGFLWLFSLLTILPMALHFSADRGLCIPDSISDSWWLGVLSYTFALGFALPYTIMLSSYTAMLITMRSRRLQASAVNHESARLERQMTKMVVAVVVMFGVCWLPFYTFNFYSLYHGGLALTLARAFELVVLLSYSWSCANPILYACLSDSLRRHFRSLLCPMAKSSPSMQCDTERSDLTDSVRDVTTQA